A single window of Channa argus isolate prfri chromosome 12, Channa argus male v1.0, whole genome shotgun sequence DNA harbors:
- the LOC137137194 gene encoding butyrophilin subfamily 2 member A2-like isoform X1: MKKAAKNLISFLFVDFLSSVLLPVTGAYPPMDSPDQVFAVAGEDVTLHIHPTTSVYRSTCVKTVDWSRVDGPQQLTVHVERNGEHLIKENSPEYHGRTNLMSDGSLVLRNVTQRDSGKYRCILLTPGSRANVEMFVSLTVGVAPMVIVTLQRTSANEIFLHCDSRDWNRKPQISLLDGRRKDLPAKITQAESDNLSASVNAAAAKETGIIICRVEIPGTSVVKETQISVRDEFYPLDSGHGGFVLPLIAFTSGVLLTVAFYSLVSMEMIKNLSHSLRGLIGGKISDSPDILQFNILDKDYGDITKVETTGTLKPLISHNAPLTGVEASHELARRDLEGMNAYKDKIISAAKEYGIHPAIIAAIISRQSQFGATLRPNGFGHTDRDCFGLMQINKNYHTLVGGPYDEDHLKHGASILVNCIETMKKRPNWTKEQQLKGALACYIAGVTIANHLPPSNPVLCIPDFIMFSPFWNGSQIQCGRLACLISHVFYVGCPS; encoded by the exons ATGAAGAAGGCGGCGAAAAACTTAATCAGTTTCTTATTTGTGGACTTTCTCAGCAGCGTCCTCCTCCCAGTGACAG gtgCTTATCCACCAATGGACTCCCCAGACCAAGTATTTGCAGTTGCTGGTGAAGATGTTACTCTCCACATCCACCCCACAACATCAGTTTACCGCAGTACTTGTGTGAAGACGGTGGACTGGTCCCGGGTGGATGGTCCACAACAGTTGACAGTTCATGTTGAGCGCAATGGAGAACACCTTATAAAGGAGAACTCACCAGAGTACCATGGTAGGACCAATCTAATGAGCGATGGCTCTCTGGTGCTGCGCAATGTCACACAGCGGGACAGCGGAAAGTACAG GTGCATCCTTCTGACACCAGGGTCAAGagcaaatgttgaaatgtttgtcTCTCTCACTGTTG GTGTGGCGCCTATGGTCATCGTTACTCTCCAGCGAACTTCAGCCaatgaaatatttcttcacTGTGACTCAAGAGACTGGAACCGGAAACCACAGATATCTCTGCTGGACGGCAGACGGAAGGACCTCCCTGCTAAGATAACTCAGGCAGAATCTGACAACCTTAGTGCGAGTGTCAATGCAGCAGCTGCTAAAG aaaCTGGAATCATAATCTGTCGAGTGGAGATACCTGGAACCAGTGTGGTGAAGGAGACACAGATTTCTGTCAGag ATGAGTTTTACCCGCTGGATTCAGGTCATGGAGGCTTCGTGTTGCCGTTAATCGCCTTCACATCGGGTGTGCTTTTGACTGttgcattttattctttggtTAGCATGGAAATGATCAAGAACCTGTCACATTCACTAAGAG GGCTTATTGGGGGAAAGATTAGTGATTCTCCTGACATTCTTCAATTCAATATACTTGATAAAg ATTATGGAGACATCACCAAAGTGGAAACAACAGGAACTTTAAAACCTCTGATCAGCCACA ATGCACCACTGACTGGAGTTGAAGCTTCCCACGAGCTTGCGAGAAGAGACCTAGAGGGGATGAAtgcatacaaagacaaaatcatcAGTGCTGCAAAGGA GTATGGTATACACCCAGCTATTATTGCTGCCATCATCTCCAGACAATCTCAGTTTGGAGCAACTCTGAGACCGAACGGTTTTGGACATACTGACAGAGATTGCTTCGGTCTCATGCAG ATCAATAAGAACTACCACACACTAGTAGGTGGTCCATACGATGAAGATCACCTGAAACACGGAGCCTCCATTCTCGTCAATTGCATCGAAACCATGAAGAAGCGGCCCAATTGGACCAAAGAACAGCAACTGAAAG GAGCGTTGGCTTGCTACATAGCAG gggtcaccataGCGAATCatttgcctccatctaaccctgtcctctgcatccctGACTTCATCATGTTCTCTCCGTTCTGGaatggaagtcagattcagtGTGGACGATTGGCATGTTTAATTAgccatgtgttttacgtcggatgcccttcctga
- the LOC137137213 gene encoding PRELI domain-containing protein 1, mitochondrial-like isoform X2 yields MGKYFHSETDIRSPWHQVLVAFWQRYPNPYSGHVLTEDVLYREVTPSNRLLSRRLLTKTNHLPGWAERVFPGHMARAVYVLEDSVVDPHMHTFTTKTWNLNHNTLMMVVERCVFKENIIQPSWTKLRREAWISSGIYGFARPIQEFGFARFKTNQAKAMKGLEFALFKLQTENPTHLRGDPGESADKHKTLPPQGKPTTAQKPKHFV; encoded by the exons atgGGGAAGTATTTCCACAGTGAGACTGACATAAGGAGTCCATGGCATCAGGTGCTGGTGGCCTTCTGGCAGCGTTACCCCAACCCATACAG TGGCCATGTCCTCACCGAAGACGTCCTGTACCGCGAGGTCACCCCTAGCAACCGCCTGCTGTCACGACGACTGCTAACTAAGACCAACCACCTCCCTGGGTGGGCAGAGCGGGTCTTCCCTGGCCACATGGCGCGCGCCGTCTATGTCCTGGAGGACTCAGTTGTGGAccctcacatgcacacattcaccACCAAGACCTGGAACCTCAACCACAACACACTGATG ATGGTGGTAGAGCGGTGTGTGTTTAAGGAGAACATTATTCAGCCATCTTGGACCAAACTGAGGAGAGAGGCCTGGATCTCCTCTGGTATATATGGCTTTGCCCGGCCCATACAG GAGTTCGGTTTTGCAAGGTTTAAAACTAACCAAGCCAAGGCCATGAAGGGACTGGAGTTCGCTTTATTCAAACTACAGA CGGAAAATCCCACACATCTCCGTGGAGACCCGGGTGAGTCGGCAGACAAGCACAAGACCCTCCCACCACAGGGCAAGCCCACCACCGCCCAGAAACCCAAACACTTTGTCTGA
- the LOC137137194 gene encoding butyrophilin subfamily 2 member A2-like isoform X2, whose translation MKKAAKNLISFLFVDFLSSVLLPVTGAYPPMDSPDQVFAVAGEDVTLHIHPTTSVYRSTCVKTVDWSRVDGPQQLTVHVERNGEHLIKENSPEYHGRTNLMSDGSLVLRNVTQRDSGKYRCILLTPGSRANVEMFVSLTVGVAPMVIVTLQRTSANEIFLHCDSRDWNRKPQISLLDGRRKDLPAKITQAESDNLSASVNAAAAKETGIIICRVEIPGTSVVKETQISVRDEFYPLDSGHGGFVLPLIAFTSGVLLTVAFYSLVSMEMIKNLSHSLRGLIGGKISDSPDILQFNILDKDYGDITKVETTGTLKPLISHNAPLTGVEASHELARRDLEGMNAYKDKIISAAKEYGIHPAIIAAIISRQSQFGATLRPNGFGHTDRDCFGLMQINKNYHTLVGGPYDEDHLKHGASILVNCIETMKKRPNWTKEQQLKGVTIANHLPPSNPVLCIPDFIMFSPFWNGSQIQCGRLACLISHVFYVGCPS comes from the exons ATGAAGAAGGCGGCGAAAAACTTAATCAGTTTCTTATTTGTGGACTTTCTCAGCAGCGTCCTCCTCCCAGTGACAG gtgCTTATCCACCAATGGACTCCCCAGACCAAGTATTTGCAGTTGCTGGTGAAGATGTTACTCTCCACATCCACCCCACAACATCAGTTTACCGCAGTACTTGTGTGAAGACGGTGGACTGGTCCCGGGTGGATGGTCCACAACAGTTGACAGTTCATGTTGAGCGCAATGGAGAACACCTTATAAAGGAGAACTCACCAGAGTACCATGGTAGGACCAATCTAATGAGCGATGGCTCTCTGGTGCTGCGCAATGTCACACAGCGGGACAGCGGAAAGTACAG GTGCATCCTTCTGACACCAGGGTCAAGagcaaatgttgaaatgtttgtcTCTCTCACTGTTG GTGTGGCGCCTATGGTCATCGTTACTCTCCAGCGAACTTCAGCCaatgaaatatttcttcacTGTGACTCAAGAGACTGGAACCGGAAACCACAGATATCTCTGCTGGACGGCAGACGGAAGGACCTCCCTGCTAAGATAACTCAGGCAGAATCTGACAACCTTAGTGCGAGTGTCAATGCAGCAGCTGCTAAAG aaaCTGGAATCATAATCTGTCGAGTGGAGATACCTGGAACCAGTGTGGTGAAGGAGACACAGATTTCTGTCAGag ATGAGTTTTACCCGCTGGATTCAGGTCATGGAGGCTTCGTGTTGCCGTTAATCGCCTTCACATCGGGTGTGCTTTTGACTGttgcattttattctttggtTAGCATGGAAATGATCAAGAACCTGTCACATTCACTAAGAG GGCTTATTGGGGGAAAGATTAGTGATTCTCCTGACATTCTTCAATTCAATATACTTGATAAAg ATTATGGAGACATCACCAAAGTGGAAACAACAGGAACTTTAAAACCTCTGATCAGCCACA ATGCACCACTGACTGGAGTTGAAGCTTCCCACGAGCTTGCGAGAAGAGACCTAGAGGGGATGAAtgcatacaaagacaaaatcatcAGTGCTGCAAAGGA GTATGGTATACACCCAGCTATTATTGCTGCCATCATCTCCAGACAATCTCAGTTTGGAGCAACTCTGAGACCGAACGGTTTTGGACATACTGACAGAGATTGCTTCGGTCTCATGCAG ATCAATAAGAACTACCACACACTAGTAGGTGGTCCATACGATGAAGATCACCTGAAACACGGAGCCTCCATTCTCGTCAATTGCATCGAAACCATGAAGAAGCGGCCCAATTGGACCAAAGAACAGCAACTGAAAG gggtcaccataGCGAATCatttgcctccatctaaccctgtcctctgcatccctGACTTCATCATGTTCTCTCCGTTCTGGaatggaagtcagattcagtGTGGACGATTGGCATGTTTAATTAgccatgtgttttacgtcggatgcccttcctga
- the LOC137137194 gene encoding butyrophilin subfamily 2 member A2-like isoform X3, with protein MDSPDQVFAVAGEDVTLHIHPTTSVYRSTCVKTVDWSRVDGPQQLTVHVERNGEHLIKENSPEYHGRTNLMSDGSLVLRNVTQRDSGKYRCILLTPGSRANVEMFVSLTVGVAPMVIVTLQRTSANEIFLHCDSRDWNRKPQISLLDGRRKDLPAKITQAESDNLSASVNAAAAKETGIIICRVEIPGTSVVKETQISVRDEFYPLDSGHGGFVLPLIAFTSGVLLTVAFYSLVSMEMIKNLSHSLRGLIGGKISDSPDILQFNILDKDYGDITKVETTGTLKPLISHNAPLTGVEASHELARRDLEGMNAYKDKIISAAKEYGIHPAIIAAIISRQSQFGATLRPNGFGHTDRDCFGLMQINKNYHTLVGGPYDEDHLKHGASILVNCIETMKKRPNWTKEQQLKGALACYIAGVTIANHLPPSNPVLCIPDFIMFSPFWNGSQIQCGRLACLISHVFYVGCPS; from the exons ATGGACTCCCCAGACCAAGTATTTGCAGTTGCTGGTGAAGATGTTACTCTCCACATCCACCCCACAACATCAGTTTACCGCAGTACTTGTGTGAAGACGGTGGACTGGTCCCGGGTGGATGGTCCACAACAGTTGACAGTTCATGTTGAGCGCAATGGAGAACACCTTATAAAGGAGAACTCACCAGAGTACCATGGTAGGACCAATCTAATGAGCGATGGCTCTCTGGTGCTGCGCAATGTCACACAGCGGGACAGCGGAAAGTACAG GTGCATCCTTCTGACACCAGGGTCAAGagcaaatgttgaaatgtttgtcTCTCTCACTGTTG GTGTGGCGCCTATGGTCATCGTTACTCTCCAGCGAACTTCAGCCaatgaaatatttcttcacTGTGACTCAAGAGACTGGAACCGGAAACCACAGATATCTCTGCTGGACGGCAGACGGAAGGACCTCCCTGCTAAGATAACTCAGGCAGAATCTGACAACCTTAGTGCGAGTGTCAATGCAGCAGCTGCTAAAG aaaCTGGAATCATAATCTGTCGAGTGGAGATACCTGGAACCAGTGTGGTGAAGGAGACACAGATTTCTGTCAGag ATGAGTTTTACCCGCTGGATTCAGGTCATGGAGGCTTCGTGTTGCCGTTAATCGCCTTCACATCGGGTGTGCTTTTGACTGttgcattttattctttggtTAGCATGGAAATGATCAAGAACCTGTCACATTCACTAAGAG GGCTTATTGGGGGAAAGATTAGTGATTCTCCTGACATTCTTCAATTCAATATACTTGATAAAg ATTATGGAGACATCACCAAAGTGGAAACAACAGGAACTTTAAAACCTCTGATCAGCCACA ATGCACCACTGACTGGAGTTGAAGCTTCCCACGAGCTTGCGAGAAGAGACCTAGAGGGGATGAAtgcatacaaagacaaaatcatcAGTGCTGCAAAGGA GTATGGTATACACCCAGCTATTATTGCTGCCATCATCTCCAGACAATCTCAGTTTGGAGCAACTCTGAGACCGAACGGTTTTGGACATACTGACAGAGATTGCTTCGGTCTCATGCAG ATCAATAAGAACTACCACACACTAGTAGGTGGTCCATACGATGAAGATCACCTGAAACACGGAGCCTCCATTCTCGTCAATTGCATCGAAACCATGAAGAAGCGGCCCAATTGGACCAAAGAACAGCAACTGAAAG GAGCGTTGGCTTGCTACATAGCAG gggtcaccataGCGAATCatttgcctccatctaaccctgtcctctgcatccctGACTTCATCATGTTCTCTCCGTTCTGGaatggaagtcagattcagtGTGGACGATTGGCATGTTTAATTAgccatgtgttttacgtcggatgcccttcctga
- the LOC137137198 gene encoding CXXC-type zinc finger protein 5-like, translating to MSGMTSGVCVESDLSSMLQRSSAPSHHHPNHHGYSGQGQVSGLAPMLDYTTEMDRYRSSIATFYKTNVNMNMNVSNFPQSAKLAARLAAATPIFPPTAARLGAMATAPWGCHDNMNMNVNMNHPAAMFWGRPKPVATAPTHHHHHHHHHSSGTPGHMTSSHHHSTSMHQGGGGSGGGGGGGGGSNEGGGGEKQGHTASSLPVTQGTAHHHPMAPSNGNFLPSYGAGTDCGIMNKQGHAHPDMMGLSEGGSCNGGGVMGGSFLGGLGLPPGVIVMAMGSAGGGISDAGSAFQMTGGQRSLTDCQQHTNSSPCPSSSSPSSSGVTAGGVGLSSSSSSSSGAVAKRKRKRCGVCGPCRRLINCGVCSSCRNRKTGHQICKFRKCEELKKKPGGGGGALERPPSVPAGEAFRWFF from the exons ATGTCGGGCATGACGAGTGGCGTGTGTGTGGAGAGCGACCTCTCCTCGATGCTCCAGAGAAGCTCTGCACCCTCTCACCATCACCCAAACCACCATGGTTACAGCGGACAAGGACAG GTGTCCGGCCTGGCTCCAATGTTGGACTACACTACAGAGATGGACCGTTACCGTTCGTCCATCGCAACCTTCTACAAGACCAATGtcaacatgaacatgaacgTCTCTAATTTTCCTCAGTCTGCCAAACTGGCAGCTCGCTTGGCAGCTGCCACCCCCATCTTCCCCCCGACCGCTGCTAGGCTGGGTGCCATGGCAACAGCACCCTGGGGTTGCCATGACAATATGAACATGAATGTAAACATGAACCACCCGGCTGCCATGTTCTGGGGCCGGCCTAAGCCTGTGGCAACTGCACCGacacatcaccaccaccatcaccatcatcactCCTCTGGAACGCCAGGTCACATGACCTCCTCACACCACCATAGTACCAGCATGCACCAAGGCGGTGGGGGGTCAGGAGGGggcggaggaggaggtggggggagCAATGAGGGCGGAGGAGGTGAAAAACAAGGACACACTGCCTCCTCACTTCCTGTCACTCAAGGAACAGCACACCATCACCCCATGGCACCTAGCAATGGAAACTTCCTCCCCAGTTATGGCGCTGGAACAGACTGTGGCATCATGAACAAGCAGGGACATGCCCACCCAGACATGATGGGCCTATCAGAGGGTGGGAGCTGCAATGGGGGAGGGGTGATGGGTGGGAGCTTTCTAGGGGGGCTAGGATTACCACCAGGGGTTATTGTTATGGCAATGGGGTCGGCAGGGGGAGGGATCTCGGATGCCGGCAGCGCTTTTCAGATGACCGGAGGCCAACGGTCACTAACGGACTGCCAGCAGCACACAAACTCCTCCCCCtgcccctcctcttcctcgccGTCATCGTCGGGGGTTACAGCAGGGGGTGTGGGCTTGTCGTCATCATCGTCTTCGTCGTCAGGGGCGGTGGccaagaggaagaggaagcgGTGCGGTGTTTGCGGGCCATGCAGGCGGCTGATCAACTGTGGAGTCTGCTCTTCTTGCCGCAACAGGAAGACAGGTCACCAGATCTGCAAGTTCAGGAAGTGTGAAGAGCTGAAGAAGAAAccagggggaggagggggggcgCTGGAG CGACCACCTTCTGTCCCAGCCGGCGAGGCATTTCGTTGGTTCTTCTAG
- the LOC137137213 gene encoding PRELI domain-containing protein 1, mitochondrial-like isoform X1, which yields MGKYFHSETDIRSPWHQVLVAFWQRYPNPYSGHVLTEDVLYREVTPSNRLLSRRLLTKTNHLPGWAERVFPGHMARAVYVLEDSVVDPHMHTFTTKTWNLNHNTLMMVVERCVFKENIIQPSWTKLRREAWISSGIYGFARPIQRKIPHISVETRVSRQTSTRPSHHRASPPPPRNPNTLSEGHAKVVDSLCCYSRSPAFTDPRNREPQV from the exons atgGGGAAGTATTTCCACAGTGAGACTGACATAAGGAGTCCATGGCATCAGGTGCTGGTGGCCTTCTGGCAGCGTTACCCCAACCCATACAG TGGCCATGTCCTCACCGAAGACGTCCTGTACCGCGAGGTCACCCCTAGCAACCGCCTGCTGTCACGACGACTGCTAACTAAGACCAACCACCTCCCTGGGTGGGCAGAGCGGGTCTTCCCTGGCCACATGGCGCGCGCCGTCTATGTCCTGGAGGACTCAGTTGTGGAccctcacatgcacacattcaccACCAAGACCTGGAACCTCAACCACAACACACTGATG ATGGTGGTAGAGCGGTGTGTGTTTAAGGAGAACATTATTCAGCCATCTTGGACCAAACTGAGGAGAGAGGCCTGGATCTCCTCTGGTATATATGGCTTTGCCCGGCCCATACAG CGGAAAATCCCACACATCTCCGTGGAGACCCGGGTGAGTCGGCAGACAAGCACAAGACCCTCCCACCACAGGGCAAGCCCACCACCGCCCAGAAACCCAAACACTTTGTCTGAAGGTCACGCGAAAGTCGTGGACTCTCTCTGCTGTTACAGTAGAAGTCCTGCATTTACTGATCCACGTAACCGAGAACCTCAGGTGTGA
- the LOC137137194 gene encoding uncharacterized protein isoform X4, with protein MKKAAKNLISFLFVDFLSSVLLPVTGAYPPMDSPDQVFAVAGEDVTLHIHPTTSVYRSTCVKTVDWSRVDGPQQLTVHVERNGEHLIKENSPEYHGRTNLMSDGSLVLRNVTQRDSGKYRCILLTPGSRANVEMFVSLTVGVAPMVIVTLQRTSANEIFLHCDSRDWNRKPQISLLDGRRKDLPAKITQAESDNLSASVNAAAAKETGIIICRVEIPGTSVVKETQISVRGLIGGKISDSPDILQFNILDKDYGDITKVETTGTLKPLISHNAPLTGVEASHELARRDLEGMNAYKDKIISAAKEYGIHPAIIAAIISRQSQFGATLRPNGFGHTDRDCFGLMQINKNYHTLVGGPYDEDHLKHGASILVNCIETMKKRPNWTKEQQLKGALACYIAGVTIANHLPPSNPVLCIPDFIMFSPFWNGSQIQCGRLACLISHVFYVGCPS; from the exons ATGAAGAAGGCGGCGAAAAACTTAATCAGTTTCTTATTTGTGGACTTTCTCAGCAGCGTCCTCCTCCCAGTGACAG gtgCTTATCCACCAATGGACTCCCCAGACCAAGTATTTGCAGTTGCTGGTGAAGATGTTACTCTCCACATCCACCCCACAACATCAGTTTACCGCAGTACTTGTGTGAAGACGGTGGACTGGTCCCGGGTGGATGGTCCACAACAGTTGACAGTTCATGTTGAGCGCAATGGAGAACACCTTATAAAGGAGAACTCACCAGAGTACCATGGTAGGACCAATCTAATGAGCGATGGCTCTCTGGTGCTGCGCAATGTCACACAGCGGGACAGCGGAAAGTACAG GTGCATCCTTCTGACACCAGGGTCAAGagcaaatgttgaaatgtttgtcTCTCTCACTGTTG GTGTGGCGCCTATGGTCATCGTTACTCTCCAGCGAACTTCAGCCaatgaaatatttcttcacTGTGACTCAAGAGACTGGAACCGGAAACCACAGATATCTCTGCTGGACGGCAGACGGAAGGACCTCCCTGCTAAGATAACTCAGGCAGAATCTGACAACCTTAGTGCGAGTGTCAATGCAGCAGCTGCTAAAG aaaCTGGAATCATAATCTGTCGAGTGGAGATACCTGGAACCAGTGTGGTGAAGGAGACACAGATTTCTGTCAGag GGCTTATTGGGGGAAAGATTAGTGATTCTCCTGACATTCTTCAATTCAATATACTTGATAAAg ATTATGGAGACATCACCAAAGTGGAAACAACAGGAACTTTAAAACCTCTGATCAGCCACA ATGCACCACTGACTGGAGTTGAAGCTTCCCACGAGCTTGCGAGAAGAGACCTAGAGGGGATGAAtgcatacaaagacaaaatcatcAGTGCTGCAAAGGA GTATGGTATACACCCAGCTATTATTGCTGCCATCATCTCCAGACAATCTCAGTTTGGAGCAACTCTGAGACCGAACGGTTTTGGACATACTGACAGAGATTGCTTCGGTCTCATGCAG ATCAATAAGAACTACCACACACTAGTAGGTGGTCCATACGATGAAGATCACCTGAAACACGGAGCCTCCATTCTCGTCAATTGCATCGAAACCATGAAGAAGCGGCCCAATTGGACCAAAGAACAGCAACTGAAAG GAGCGTTGGCTTGCTACATAGCAG gggtcaccataGCGAATCatttgcctccatctaaccctgtcctctgcatccctGACTTCATCATGTTCTCTCCGTTCTGGaatggaagtcagattcagtGTGGACGATTGGCATGTTTAATTAgccatgtgttttacgtcggatgcccttcctga